A single window of Eucalyptus grandis isolate ANBG69807.140 chromosome 1, ASM1654582v1, whole genome shotgun sequence DNA harbors:
- the LOC104433727 gene encoding anthocyanidin 3-O-glucosyltransferase 2: MSAESELVFIPCPGLGHLVSMVEMAKLLVDLDDRLSITVLILKFPFDSEIDSRIESLTASVAARIRFVLVPRRSHSPRTSRRAFIHHFMENHKADVREAVAELSARGSPRLTGLVVDMFCTTMIDVAIEFGVPSYIFFTSGAAFLGVMLHLQSLRDEQHMDPTKLEGSDAKLDFPCFVNPLPAARFLPSDVFIEEDCRILLDIVLRYRETKGILVNTFAELEPRAVKALASLGEPAVYSVGPILNIKAESEKGFEILDWLDQQPDASVVFLCFGSKGSFDEHQAKEIAHALERSGYRFLWSLRQPPAKDKLEAPRDYADPAEVLPEGFLDRTARVGKVIGWAPQVTFLAHPAIGGFVSHCGWNSILESIWFGVPIAVWPQHAEQQFNAFQLVVELGLGAEIKMDHRRDLVKGSDGVVTADEIEGGIRKLMEGEEAGERRKKVKEVSEKSREALMEGGSSYLSLACFIEDVCS, from the coding sequence ATGAGTGCTGAATCCGAGCTCGTGTTCATCCCATGTCCGGGCCTCGGCCACTTGGTGTCGATGGTGGAGATGGCCAAGCTCCTCGTCGACCTCGACGATCGGCTCTCCATCACCGTCCTCATCCTGAAGTTCCCCTTCGACTCCGAGATTGATTCCCGGATCGAATCACTCACCGCCTCCGTCGCTGCCCGCATCCGCTTTGTCCTCGTCCCCAGGCGAAGCCACTCCCCGAGGACGTCTCGCCGTGCCTTCATCCATCACTTCATGGAGAACCACAAAGCCGACGTCCGAGAAGCCGTCGCTGAGCTCTCTGCCCGTGGCTCGCCACGGCTCACCGGGCTTGTTGTTGACATGTTCTGCACCACGATGATCGACGTGGCCATCGAGTTCGGCGTCCCTTCCTACATATTCTTCACGTCGGGCGCGGCGTTCCTGGGAGTCATGCTGCACCTCCAGTCTCTCCGAGACGAGCAACACATGGACCCGACCAAGCTAGAGGGCTCCGACGCCAAGCTGGACTTCCCGTGCTTCGTTAACCCACTGCCTGCCGCCAGGTTCTTGCCCTCGGATGTGTTTATAGAAGAAGACTGCCGGATACTATTGGACATCGTCCTAAGGTATAGGGAAACCAAGGGAATTTTGGTAAATACATTCGCTGAGCTGGAACCACGCGCGGTGAAGGCCCTGGCCAGCCTTGGAGAACCTGCGGTGTACTCCGTGGGACCCATATTGAACATCAAGGCTGAGAGCGAAAAGGGTTTCGAGATCCTGGACTGGCTCGACCAGCAGCCAGATGCGTCAGTGGTGTTCCTGTGCTTCGGGAGCAAGGGGAGCTTCGACGAGCACCAGGCAAAAGAGATTGCCCACGCATTGGAGCGGAGCGGGTACCGCTTCCTGTGGTCCCTACGACAGCCACCGGCCAAGGACAAGCTGGAGGCCCCCCGTGACTACGCAGATCCCGCAGAGGTCCTGCCCGAGGGGTTCCTTGATAGGACCGCCAGGGTCGGGAAAGTGATCGGGTGGGCCCCGCAGGTCACGTTCCTGGCCCACCCGGCCATCGGAGGGTTTGTGTCGCACTGTGGGTGGAACTCCATTTTAGAAAGCATATGGTTCGGCGTGCCGATCGCTGTGTGGCCCCAGCATGCAGAGCAACAATTCAACGCGTTCCAATTGGTGGTGGAGCTCGGCCTTGGAGCAGAGATCAAGATGGATCATCGGAGAGATCTCGTCAAAGGTAGTGATGGCGTTGTGACTGCGGACGAAATAGAGGGAGGGATAAGGAAGTTAATGGAGGGTGAGGAGGCtggggagaggaggaagaaggtgaaGGAGGTGAGCGAGAAGAGTAGGGAGGCTTTGATGGAGGGCGGCTCTTCTTACTTGTCTCTGGCTTGCTTCATTGAGGATGTGTGTAGTTGA
- the LOC104433720 gene encoding zinc transporter 1, which yields MAGEPGRRGSCRFLILCVLVLLPSLVLGDCTCDGAAGGGRNKREALKYKVGAIAAILLAGAVGVCIPLLGKVVPALRPEKDVFFLVKAFAAGVILATGLIHVLPDAFDSLTSPCLDENPWGKFPFAGFVAMVAAVGTLMVDTYATSYYTRSHFSKARPAESEGDEESDAAATAGDDHAGHLHVHTHATHGHAHGSAYQGHEPGTSELLRHRVVSQVLELGIVVHSVIIGISLGTSGSAKTVKPLMAALTFHQFFEGMGLGGCITQAKFKARTTIIMALFFSLTTPAGIAIGIGISDTYDESSQRALIIEGVFNAASAGILVYMALVDLLAADFMSAKVQGNGRLQLLCNCFLLFGAGCMAFLAKWA from the exons ATGGCGGGCGAGCCGGGTCGGCGTGGCTCGTGTCGGTTCCTGATACTGTGCGTTCTCGTCCTTCTCCCCTCGCTCGTCCTCGGGGACTGCACGTGCGACGGTGCTGCCGGCGGGGGGCGCAACAAGAGGGAGGCGCTCAAGTACAAAGTGGGCGCGATCGCCGCCATCCTCCTCGCAGGCGCGGTCGGCGTGTGCATCCCGCTGCTTGGGAAGGTCGTCCCGGCCCTGCGCCCCGAGAAGGACGTGTTCTTCCTGGTCAAGGCGTTCGCGGCCGGGGTGATCCTCGCGACGGGCCTCATCCACGTCCTCCCCGACGCGTTCGACAGCCTGACGTCGCCGTGCCTCGACGAGAACCCTTGGGGCAAGTTCCCCTTCGCTGGGTTCGTTGCCATGGTCGCCGCGGTCGGGACGCTGATGGTGGACACCTACGCGACCTCCTACTACACGAGGTCCCACTTCAGCAAGGCTCGCCCAGCGGAGAGCGAGGGGGACGAGGAGAGCGACGCCGCTGCCACCGCCGGCGACGATCACGCCGGGCATCTGCACGTGCACACCCACGCGACCCACGGGCACGCCCACGGCTCCGCATATCAGGGTCACGAGCCGGGCACGTCGGAGCTTCTCCGCCATAGAGTCGTATCGCAG GTGTTGGAGCTGGGGATCGTGGTGCACTCGGTGATAATAGGGATTTCGCTGGGGACTTCCGGGAGCGCAAAGACGGTGAAGCCATTGATGGCCGCTTTGACTTTCCATCAGTTCTTTGAAGGCATGGGGCTCGGCGGATGCATCACTCAG GCCAAGTTCAAGGCAAGAACAACAATAATAATGgccctcttcttctccctcaCTACGCCGGCTGGGATCGCCATCGGTATCGGGATATCCGACACGTACGACGAGAGCAGCCAGAGGGCGCTGATCATCGAGGGTGTCTTCAACGCCGCGTCCGCCGGAATCCTGGTCTACATGGCGCTCGTCGACCTGCTGGCGGCGGACTTCATGAGCGCCAAGGTGCAGGGGAATGGGAGGCTCCAGCTGCTGTGCAATTGCTTCCTCCTGTTCGGTGCTGGTTGTATGGCCTTCTTGGCCAAATGGGCATGA